One Bacteroidota bacterium DNA segment encodes these proteins:
- a CDS encoding dehydrogenase E1 component subunit alpha/beta yields MDAPTTAVLGTALPSSSIDHEALYRDLALPRAVEEKMLRLIRQNRISKWFSGYGQEAIAVGCATGLNPDDTILPMHRNLGVWTTRGVPLRPLFCQLMGKDGGFTNGRDRTFHFGTLDHGIVGMISHLAAMLPVACGFGLAAQLDGATRVALAFCGEGATREGDFHEALNLAAVWKLPVVFVVENNGYGLSTPTGDAMAVQHIADAAAGYGMAGFRVDGNDVLAVIRAVRQAASRARIGEGPTLLEMKTFRMRGHEEASGTKYVPDELFERWGKRDPVARYRRYLVEHSFLTEADLNLIDAEVAAEVEEVAEWALTQPEVASTPERERSDVFAPGPDAQHFEEAGLVPTSNVPRTQQRFIDALSDGLRHAMRADDRIVILGQDIADYGGVFKVTQGFLDEFGAARVRNTPIIESGALGCALGLALDGYKPVVEMQYADFITCGFNQIVNNLAATHYRWGAPVNVTIRAPFGGGIGAGPFHSQSPEAWFCHAPGLKVVIPATPADAKGLLRAAIAEPNPVLFFEHKLLYRSLKGLVPDGDTAVPLGEARIARSGTDLTIVTWGVGVRWAEDEAAQWAAEEGAEIEVIDLRTLVPWDRATVLDSLRKTNRLLVLHEAQRTGGFGAEIAAELAEEAFGYLDAPPARVAAEDWPIPFAKPLEGLYTARRTLYAAIDRTLAY; encoded by the coding sequence GTGGACGCCCCCACCACTGCCGTACTCGGGACGGCCCTGCCCTCGTCCTCCATTGACCACGAGGCCCTCTACCGCGACCTGGCGCTGCCGCGCGCCGTCGAGGAAAAGATGCTCCGCCTCATCCGCCAGAACCGCATCAGCAAGTGGTTCTCGGGCTACGGCCAGGAGGCCATCGCCGTGGGCTGCGCGACCGGCCTGAACCCGGACGACACCATCCTGCCGATGCACCGCAACCTCGGCGTGTGGACCACGCGCGGGGTGCCGCTGCGCCCGCTCTTCTGCCAGCTCATGGGCAAGGACGGCGGCTTCACCAACGGCCGCGACCGCACCTTCCACTTCGGCACGCTCGACCACGGCATCGTCGGGATGATCTCGCACCTCGCGGCGATGCTGCCGGTGGCGTGCGGCTTCGGCCTCGCCGCGCAGCTCGACGGCGCGACGCGCGTGGCACTGGCCTTCTGCGGCGAGGGCGCGACCCGCGAGGGCGACTTCCACGAGGCGCTCAACCTCGCCGCCGTCTGGAAGCTGCCCGTCGTCTTCGTGGTGGAGAACAACGGCTACGGCCTCTCGACGCCCACGGGCGACGCGATGGCCGTGCAGCACATCGCGGACGCGGCGGCGGGCTACGGCATGGCGGGCTTCCGCGTGGACGGCAACGACGTGCTCGCGGTCATCCGCGCGGTGCGGCAAGCGGCCAGCCGCGCGCGCATCGGCGAGGGGCCGACGCTGCTGGAGATGAAGACCTTCCGCATGCGCGGCCACGAGGAGGCCTCCGGCACGAAGTACGTCCCCGACGAGCTCTTCGAGCGCTGGGGCAAGCGCGACCCTGTGGCGCGCTACCGCCGCTATCTCGTCGAGCACAGCTTCCTCACCGAGGCCGACCTCAACCTTATCGACGCAGAGGTGGCCGCTGAGGTCGAGGAGGTGGCCGAGTGGGCGCTCACGCAGCCCGAGGTCGCGAGCACGCCCGAGCGCGAGCGGTCCGACGTGTTCGCGCCGGGCCCTGACGCCCAGCACTTTGAGGAAGCCGGCCTCGTACCAACATCCAACGTGCCTCGAACGCAGCAGCGCTTCATCGACGCGCTCTCGGACGGCCTGCGCCACGCCATGCGCGCCGACGACCGCATCGTGATCCTGGGCCAGGACATCGCGGACTACGGCGGCGTCTTCAAGGTCACGCAAGGCTTCCTCGACGAATTCGGAGCTGCCCGCGTCCGCAACACGCCCATCATCGAGTCAGGCGCGCTCGGCTGCGCGCTCGGGCTCGCGCTCGACGGCTACAAGCCCGTCGTGGAGATGCAGTACGCCGACTTCATCACGTGCGGCTTCAACCAGATCGTCAACAACCTCGCCGCGACGCACTACCGCTGGGGCGCGCCGGTCAACGTCACCATCCGCGCGCCGTTCGGCGGCGGCATCGGGGCGGGACCGTTCCACTCACAGAGCCCCGAGGCCTGGTTCTGCCACGCGCCCGGCCTGAAGGTGGTCATCCCCGCGACGCCCGCCGACGCGAAGGGACTGCTGCGTGCGGCCATCGCCGAGCCCAACCCGGTGCTCTTCTTCGAGCACAAGCTGCTCTACCGCTCGCTCAAAGGGCTCGTCCCCGACGGCGACACGGCCGTCCCGCTCGGGGAGGCGCGCATCGCCCGCTCGGGTACAGACCTGACCATCGTGACGTGGGGCGTGGGCGTCCGGTGGGCCGAGGACGAGGCCGCGCAGTGGGCTGCCGAGGAGGGCGCAGAGATCGAGGTGATCGACCTGCGCACGCTCGTCCCGTGGGACCGCGCCACCGTGCTCGACTCGCTTCGCAAGACGAACCGGCTGCTCGTGCTCCACGAGGCGCAGCGCACGGGCGGCTTCGGGGCGGAGATCGCCGCCGAGCTCGCGGAGGAGGCGTTCGGGTACCTCGACGCGCCGCCGGCGCGGGTGGCCGCGGAGGATTGGCCGATCCCGTTTGCGAAGCCGCTCGAAGGGCTCTACACCGCGCGGCGCACCCTCTACGCCGCCATCGACCGCACGCTGGCGTACTGA
- a CDS encoding AraC family transcriptional regulator, with the protein MPDTIPSYDSMAAFYAAIGGTMEQVEGFTVHPMEEVHAEAPYASPLFRANYYSIVLIRTGGGHYVIDEQTHPTRARTIYFTNPGHVKGFGVKEPTTGFVITFEEGFLKRYVHGGVLDDFPFLIAEAVPPSYLAPEHFRSYDDLAAQLLREYEGASTYKFKVLGSLLVVLLLKLREDFWDTYDPLCEADDTTDGSTLLVRTFKRNLEARLRALVAGDGPPEARALPQVQDLAAAQHLHPSYFSTVVRRKTGRSVNAWIAEKATAEAQALLARTEVPVKEVAYRLGFKEPGHFSRYFKKHTGQTPTTFRAGV; encoded by the coding sequence ATGCCCGACACGATCCCTAGCTACGACTCGATGGCGGCGTTCTACGCGGCCATTGGGGGGACGATGGAGCAGGTCGAGGGCTTCACCGTGCACCCGATGGAAGAGGTCCACGCCGAGGCGCCGTACGCCTCGCCGCTCTTCCGGGCGAACTACTACTCCATCGTGCTCATCCGCACCGGCGGCGGGCACTACGTCATCGACGAGCAGACGCACCCGACCCGGGCGCGGACGATCTACTTCACCAACCCTGGCCATGTGAAGGGCTTCGGCGTGAAGGAGCCCACAACGGGGTTCGTCATCACCTTTGAGGAGGGGTTTCTCAAGCGCTACGTCCACGGGGGCGTCCTCGACGACTTCCCGTTCCTCATCGCCGAGGCGGTCCCGCCGAGCTACCTCGCCCCGGAGCACTTTCGCAGCTACGACGACCTCGCCGCACAGCTCTTGCGCGAGTACGAGGGCGCGTCGACCTACAAGTTCAAAGTGCTCGGCAGCCTGCTGGTCGTGCTCCTCCTGAAGCTGCGCGAGGACTTCTGGGACACCTACGATCCGCTGTGCGAGGCCGACGACACGACGGATGGCAGCACACTCCTCGTACGGACGTTCAAACGCAACCTCGAAGCGCGCTTGCGGGCGCTGGTCGCGGGCGACGGGCCGCCGGAGGCGCGTGCGCTGCCGCAGGTGCAGGACCTCGCCGCCGCGCAGCACCTCCACCCGAGCTACTTCTCGACGGTCGTCCGCCGCAAAACGGGGCGCTCCGTCAACGCGTGGATCGCCGAGAAGGCGACCGCCGAGGCGCAAGCGCTCCTCGCCCGCACCGAGGTGCCGGTGAAGGAGGTCGCCTACCGGCTCGGCTTCAAGGAGCCGGGGCACTTCTCGCGCTACTTCAAGAAGCACACGGGCCAGACGCCCACGACCTTCCGCGCGGGAGTGTGA
- a CDS encoding aldo/keto reductase, with product MTTTSIQTPMPTRQLGTDGPRASALALGLMGMSDLYGPADRAESIATIHAALDAGVTLLDTGDFYGMGHNELLLREALHQRGALQGHNREGIQISVKFGALRGPDGSWLGIDGRPAAVKNALAYTLQRLGTDYVDTYRLARLDPNVPIEDTVGAIKELIEAGYVRHVGLSEAGADTIRRAHAVHPVSDLQIEHSLISRGIEDEILPTTRELGIGVTAYGVLSRGLLSGHWTPERSETSRDFRAILPRFHGENLQQNLALVEALRGVAESKGASVAQIAIAWVLSRGGDIVPLVGARSRTRLSESLGAVAVTLTDADLAQIEQAVPKGVAAGTRYAEGQMAMLDSER from the coding sequence ATGACCACGACCTCCATCCAGACCCCGATGCCCACCCGCCAACTCGGCACCGACGGGCCCCGCGCCTCCGCGCTCGCCCTCGGCCTCATGGGCATGTCCGACCTCTACGGCCCCGCCGACCGCGCCGAGTCCATCGCCACGATTCACGCCGCGCTCGACGCGGGTGTCACGCTCCTCGACACGGGCGACTTCTACGGGATGGGCCACAACGAACTTCTTCTCCGCGAGGCGCTCCATCAACGAGGCGCTCTGCAGGGCCACAACCGCGAGGGCATCCAGATCAGCGTCAAGTTCGGCGCGCTGCGCGGGCCGGACGGCTCGTGGCTCGGCATCGACGGGCGGCCTGCCGCCGTCAAGAACGCGCTCGCCTACACGCTCCAGCGCCTCGGCACCGACTACGTCGACACCTACCGCCTCGCGCGCCTCGACCCGAACGTCCCCATCGAGGACACCGTCGGCGCGATCAAAGAGCTGATCGAAGCGGGCTACGTCCGCCATGTCGGGCTCTCCGAAGCGGGCGCCGACACGATCCGCCGCGCGCACGCCGTCCACCCGGTGAGCGATCTCCAGATCGAGCACTCCCTCATCTCGCGCGGTATCGAAGACGAGATCCTCCCGACGACGCGCGAACTCGGCATCGGAGTCACGGCCTATGGCGTGCTCTCGCGCGGGCTACTCTCGGGCCACTGGACGCCCGAGCGCTCCGAGACGAGCCGCGACTTCCGCGCGATCCTACCGCGCTTCCACGGCGAGAACCTCCAGCAAAACCTCGCCCTCGTCGAGGCGCTGCGCGGGGTCGCGGAGTCGAAGGGCGCATCTGTCGCGCAGATCGCGATCGCGTGGGTGCTCTCGCGGGGCGGAGACATCGTGCCGCTCGTGGGGGCCCGCAGCCGGACGCGTCTCAGTGAGTCGCTCGGGGCCGTCGCGGTGACGCTCACCGACGCCGACCTCGCGCAGATCGAGCAGGCCGTGCCGAAGGGGGTCGCCGCTGGGACGCGCTACGCCGAGGGGCAAATGGCGATGCTCGACAGCGAACGCTAG
- a CDS encoding co-chaperone GroES family protein produces the protein MPLESLLVVGDRVLVRPEEADSQTQAGLYLPASVRAKQRVQAGRVVKTGPGHMMPNPEFSDAEPWAPERPAVRYLPLQAEPGDLALFLQEKAIELEYDGEQYLILPHEAILALVRPDASPSLDDLF, from the coding sequence ATGCCTCTCGAATCGCTCCTCGTCGTCGGCGACCGCGTGCTCGTGCGCCCAGAAGAAGCCGACAGCCAGACGCAGGCCGGGCTCTACCTCCCGGCGAGCGTGCGCGCTAAGCAGCGCGTCCAGGCTGGCCGCGTAGTCAAAACCGGGCCGGGCCACATGATGCCGAACCCCGAGTTCTCCGACGCCGAGCCGTGGGCGCCCGAGCGCCCTGCGGTGCGCTACCTCCCGCTCCAGGCCGAGCCCGGCGACCTCGCCCTGTTTCTCCAGGAGAAGGCCATCGAGCTGGAATACGACGGCGAGCAGTACCTCATCCTGCCGCACGAGGCCATCCTCGCGCTCGTGCGCCCCGACGCTTCGCCGTCGCTCGACGACCTCTTCTAG
- a CDS encoding CRTAC1 family protein — protein sequence MLLLSLVLAAGCGTASENEGATLLEADGTAGMVTALAAIVDSANATPTPYFHRNRRRAEAIRARLMRVVGPQAFSLRYAFAEEVLDAGDSRAAIVETEDLLRQVGLRPEQIGTDAMPSDPRAPGALSPRTKPLVDLLALSHLRLAEQENCLTNHNGAVCILPFAPEAEHTDETHARTAIRLYTALARHFPSDLGSRYLLNLAYIAVGEYPSGVPANLRVPGLARPANAALPRFENVAPKLGLDVDGLSGGISVADFDGDGHLDLFMSAYGLDENVRLFLADGTGGYRDHTQAAGLDGIVSGLNTTHADIDNDGNTDVLVLRGAWLGAVGTHPNSLLRNNGDGTFEDVTTAAGLGSTDFGAGHPTQVAAWADVDRDGDLDLFVGHESMGSYAELGVGDAAAGQRHPSHLYLNDGTGVFTESAADLGLTVDAFVKGAAFGDANDDGWPDLYVSVLGSNNLLFLNREGALFEEVAAQAGVQAPTFSFPTWWWDYDHDGDEDLFVVSYDARFFEDVAGQVAREFLGEASQAERPRLYRNDGADEAGLPMFTDVTTEAGLDRVVFGMGSSFGDLNGDGWLDAYVGTGAPDLRSLVPNRMFLGGPTGTFDEVTMDGGFGHLQKGHGIAFADLDRDGDEDVYAVMGGAVEGDVFPNALFENPGFGQAHVTFLLEGNPAANEGSGSNRSAIGARLRLTVADARGTERTITRTVSTGGSFGANALLQTIGLGDAARILALEVTWPDAAGTVQTYDALELGGTYHLVQGQPAKRLVRPSVPFRLDSPTEHTAHSM from the coding sequence GTGCTCCTTCTCTCCCTTGTGCTCGCCGCTGGCTGTGGTACGGCCTCGGAAAACGAGGGCGCTACCTTGCTAGAAGCAGACGGTACTGCGGGGATGGTGACGGCGCTGGCCGCCATCGTCGATTCGGCGAACGCGACGCCCACGCCCTACTTCCACCGCAACCGGCGCCGGGCCGAGGCGATCCGGGCGCGGCTCATGCGCGTCGTCGGGCCGCAGGCATTCTCGCTGCGCTACGCCTTTGCCGAGGAGGTGCTCGACGCGGGCGACTCGCGCGCGGCCATCGTCGAGACCGAGGACCTGCTGCGGCAAGTGGGCCTGCGCCCCGAGCAGATCGGCACCGACGCGATGCCTAGCGACCCCCGGGCGCCCGGGGCGCTCTCGCCACGCACGAAGCCGCTCGTGGATCTCCTCGCGCTCAGCCACCTCCGCCTCGCCGAGCAGGAAAACTGCTTGACCAACCACAACGGCGCCGTCTGTATCCTCCCGTTTGCGCCCGAGGCCGAGCACACCGACGAAACGCATGCCCGCACCGCGATCCGGCTCTACACCGCCCTCGCGCGCCACTTCCCCAGTGACCTCGGCAGTCGATACCTGCTGAATCTCGCGTACATCGCCGTCGGCGAGTACCCCAGCGGCGTGCCTGCCAACCTCCGCGTGCCGGGCCTCGCGCGCCCTGCGAACGCCGCGCTCCCGCGCTTCGAGAACGTCGCGCCGAAGCTCGGGCTGGATGTGGATGGGCTCTCAGGCGGCATCTCGGTGGCCGACTTCGACGGCGACGGGCACCTCGACCTGTTTATGAGCGCCTACGGACTCGACGAGAACGTGCGGCTCTTCCTTGCTGACGGGACGGGCGGCTACCGCGACCACACGCAGGCCGCTGGCCTCGACGGCATCGTGAGCGGGCTCAACACGACGCACGCCGACATCGACAACGACGGCAACACGGACGTGCTCGTACTGCGTGGCGCGTGGCTCGGCGCCGTCGGGACGCACCCAAACTCACTGCTGCGCAACAACGGCGATGGGACGTTTGAGGATGTGACGACAGCAGCGGGACTCGGCAGCACCGACTTCGGCGCGGGCCATCCGACACAGGTGGCCGCCTGGGCCGACGTGGACCGTGACGGCGACCTCGACCTCTTCGTCGGGCACGAGTCGATGGGGTCGTACGCCGAGCTAGGCGTAGGCGACGCGGCGGCGGGGCAGCGGCACCCGTCGCACCTCTACCTCAACGATGGCACCGGCGTCTTCACGGAGAGCGCTGCGGACCTCGGCCTCACCGTCGATGCGTTCGTCAAGGGCGCGGCCTTCGGCGACGCGAACGACGACGGCTGGCCTGACCTCTATGTCTCGGTCCTCGGCAGCAACAACCTCCTCTTCCTCAACCGCGAAGGCGCCCTATTCGAGGAAGTAGCGGCCCAGGCGGGCGTGCAAGCTCCGACGTTCTCGTTCCCGACGTGGTGGTGGGACTACGACCACGACGGCGATGAGGACCTGTTTGTTGTCTCCTACGACGCGCGCTTCTTTGAAGACGTGGCGGGCCAGGTCGCCCGCGAGTTTCTCGGCGAGGCGTCGCAAGCCGAACGCCCGCGCCTCTACCGAAATGACGGCGCCGACGAGGCAGGGCTCCCGATGTTCACCGACGTGACAACCGAAGCCGGCCTCGACCGCGTCGTCTTCGGGATGGGCAGCAGCTTCGGCGACCTCAACGGCGACGGCTGGCTCGACGCCTACGTCGGGACGGGCGCGCCGGACCTGCGCTCGCTCGTGCCCAACCGCATGTTCCTCGGTGGCCCGACCGGCACGTTCGACGAGGTGACGATGGACGGCGGCTTCGGGCACCTCCAGAAGGGGCACGGCATCGCCTTCGCCGACCTCGACCGCGACGGCGACGAGGACGTCTACGCCGTCATGGGTGGCGCCGTCGAGGGCGATGTCTTTCCGAACGCGCTCTTCGAGAACCCGGGCTTCGGGCAGGCACACGTCACGTTCTTGCTCGAAGGCAACCCGGCTGCCAACGAAGGGAGCGGCTCGAACCGCAGCGCCATCGGAGCCCGGTTGCGGCTCACCGTCGCCGACGCACGCGGCACCGAGCGGACGATCACGCGCACCGTCTCGACGGGCGGCTCTTTCGGCGCAAACGCCCTGCTGCAGACTATCGGGCTGGGCGACGCTGCGCGCATCCTCGCACTGGAGGTGACGTGGCCCGATGCGGCTGGCACCGTGCAGACCTACGACGCGCTCGAACTAGGCGGCACCTACCACCTCGTTCAAGGCCAGCCTGCCAAGCGCCTCGTCCGTCCGTCCGTCCCCTTCCGCCTCGACTCGCCGACGGAGCACACCGCCCACTCGATGTAA
- a CDS encoding glycine--tRNA ligase, whose amino-acid sequence MADTLDTIVSLAKRRGFLFQSSEIYGGLAATYDYGPLGVELKRRVQDRWWRAMVYEHDNVEGLDAAILMHPTVWKASGHVDAFNDPMIDDKQSKKRYRADQLIEGHIAKLRKKGKDEDADAVYERFVRALHADDLPQALFDIIQDEGIRAPDSGAFDWTAVRQFNLMFETQLGALAEGDSTVYLRPETAQGIFVNFHNVQQTSRQQVPFGIAQIGKAFRNEIVARQFIFRMREFEQMEMQYFIKPGDQRDAYAAWSEKRMGWHVGNGIRTSKLRWHEHEKLAHYADAAQDVQYEFPFGWNEVEGIHSRTDFDLKGHQEHSGKKMEYFDPHTKERYIPYVVETSVGLDRTILMVLCDAYREEEVADHNGKVAKRTVMKFQPQLAPFTAAIFPLVKKDGMPERAEAIAADLRGRFNVMYDEKGSVGKRYRRMDEIGTPYCLTIDGDTLEDGTVTIRDRDSLEQVRIPAERAAEVIQQRIDAWTPE is encoded by the coding sequence ATGGCCGACACCCTCGACACCATCGTCTCCCTTGCGAAGCGCCGCGGCTTCCTCTTCCAGTCCTCTGAGATCTACGGCGGCCTCGCCGCGACCTACGACTACGGCCCGCTCGGCGTCGAGCTCAAGCGCCGCGTTCAGGACCGCTGGTGGCGCGCGATGGTCTACGAGCACGACAACGTCGAGGGCCTCGACGCGGCCATCCTCATGCACCCGACCGTCTGGAAGGCGTCGGGCCACGTGGACGCGTTCAACGACCCGATGATCGACGACAAGCAGTCGAAGAAGCGCTACCGCGCCGACCAACTCATCGAGGGCCACATCGCGAAGCTGCGCAAGAAGGGCAAGGACGAGGACGCCGACGCCGTCTACGAGCGCTTCGTCCGCGCGCTCCACGCCGACGACCTGCCGCAGGCCCTCTTCGACATCATCCAGGACGAGGGCATCCGCGCCCCTGACTCCGGCGCGTTCGACTGGACCGCCGTGCGGCAGTTCAACCTCATGTTCGAGACGCAACTCGGCGCGCTCGCTGAAGGCGACAGCACGGTCTACCTCCGCCCTGAGACCGCGCAGGGCATCTTCGTCAACTTCCACAACGTCCAGCAGACGAGCCGCCAGCAGGTGCCCTTCGGCATCGCCCAGATCGGGAAGGCCTTCCGCAACGAGATCGTCGCGCGCCAGTTCATCTTCCGCATGCGCGAGTTCGAGCAGATGGAGATGCAGTACTTCATCAAGCCCGGTGACCAGAGGGACGCCTACGCCGCGTGGTCCGAAAAGCGGATGGGCTGGCACGTCGGCAACGGCATCCGCACGAGCAAGCTGCGCTGGCACGAGCACGAGAAGCTCGCCCACTACGCCGATGCCGCGCAGGACGTACAGTACGAGTTCCCCTTTGGCTGGAACGAGGTCGAGGGCATCCACTCGCGCACGGACTTCGACCTGAAAGGCCACCAGGAGCACTCCGGCAAGAAGATGGAGTACTTCGACCCGCACACGAAGGAGCGCTACATCCCCTACGTCGTCGAGACGTCCGTCGGCCTCGACCGCACGATCCTGATGGTGCTCTGCGACGCCTACCGGGAGGAGGAAGTCGCCGACCACAACGGGAAAGTCGCTAAGCGGACCGTGATGAAGTTCCAGCCGCAGCTCGCGCCCTTCACGGCGGCGATCTTCCCGCTCGTCAAGAAGGACGGCATGCCCGAGCGCGCCGAGGCCATCGCCGCCGACCTGCGCGGGCGCTTCAACGTGATGTACGACGAGAAGGGCTCCGTCGGCAAGCGCTACCGCCGCATGGACGAGATCGGTACGCCCTACTGCCTCACCATCGACGGCGACACGCTGGAGGACGGCACGGTGACGATCCGCGACCGCGACTCGCTGGAGCAGGTCCGCATCCCCGCCGAGCGCGCCGCCGAGGTCATCCAGCAGCGCATCGACGCCTGGACGCCGGAGTGA
- a CDS encoding T9SS type A sorting domain-containing protein, with protein MRLLLALLLAAPPALAQPLYLDVTDDALPTIPFNQRATMDIEAADLDGDGDLDIVLACEGCENVLLINNGDGTFADGRDRLPDSNTYDSEDIAIADFDGDGDLDLIFVQEDFINFNGIGRQHEFFLNDGTGTFTPARFTLPDSEANAIAVADLNSDDRPDIVIGNAGQDFVLINDGQGGFLDETAARIPVEDRTNQDVAFADVDGDGDLDLFVGNENDNALLLNDGTGVFTDVTATNLPASPPVETRKATFADVDGDGDLDVYLSNVFFLFQRDPQDRLWLNDGTGVFTDATAANLPASAATNLDAKFLDVDGDGDLDLIAHGVGQTVPVRLYTNDGAGVFIDATDALLPALPTADGLALEVADFDGDKRLDLFIGNRGQVDRLLLRDPNVGTATETGSADLARPLLAPPYPNPARGSATLNVELAKAEPVDLAIYDLLGRRVATVHAGRLGQGQHTRTVRTDSLVAGVYVCRLTTARSVATQSLFVAGER; from the coding sequence ATGCGCCTCCTTCTGGCTCTCCTGCTCGCGGCTCCTCCCGCGCTCGCCCAGCCCCTGTATCTCGACGTCACCGACGACGCGCTACCGACGATCCCGTTCAACCAACGCGCCACGATGGACATCGAAGCCGCTGACCTCGACGGGGACGGCGACCTCGACATCGTGCTCGCCTGCGAGGGCTGCGAGAACGTCCTGCTGATCAACAACGGCGACGGCACCTTCGCCGATGGCCGCGATCGTCTGCCCGATTCGAACACGTACGACTCCGAGGACATCGCCATCGCGGATTTCGACGGGGACGGCGACCTCGACCTGATTTTCGTGCAGGAGGACTTCATCAACTTCAACGGCATCGGCCGCCAGCACGAGTTCTTCCTCAACGACGGCACGGGCACCTTCACCCCGGCGCGCTTCACGTTGCCCGACAGCGAGGCCAACGCCATCGCCGTGGCAGATCTCAACAGCGACGACCGGCCGGACATCGTCATAGGCAACGCTGGTCAAGACTTCGTGCTCATCAACGACGGGCAGGGCGGCTTCCTCGACGAGACGGCCGCGCGCATTCCGGTCGAGGACCGCACCAACCAGGACGTCGCCTTTGCGGACGTGGACGGCGACGGCGACCTCGACCTCTTCGTCGGCAACGAGAACGACAACGCGCTGCTGCTCAACGACGGCACCGGCGTGTTCACCGATGTGACGGCGACCAACCTGCCGGCCTCCCCGCCCGTCGAGACGCGCAAGGCGACGTTCGCCGACGTGGACGGCGATGGTGACCTCGACGTCTACCTCTCGAACGTGTTCTTCCTCTTTCAGCGCGACCCGCAGGACCGGCTCTGGCTCAACGACGGCACGGGCGTCTTCACCGATGCCACCGCGGCCAACCTCCCGGCCTCGGCCGCCACCAACCTCGACGCGAAGTTCCTCGATGTGGACGGCGACGGCGACCTCGACCTCATCGCGCACGGCGTAGGGCAGACTGTACCGGTGCGGCTCTACACGAACGACGGGGCAGGCGTGTTCATAGACGCCACCGACGCGTTGCTTCCTGCGTTGCCGACCGCCGACGGCCTCGCGCTCGAAGTAGCTGACTTTGACGGCGACAAACGCCTGGACCTGTTCATCGGCAACCGTGGGCAGGTCGACCGCCTGCTGCTCCGCGACCCGAACGTGGGAACGGCTACCGAGACGGGCAGCGCAGACCTAGCGCGGCCGCTGCTCGCCCCGCCGTATCCCAACCCTGCTCGCGGCAGCGCCACCCTGAATGTCGAGCTAGCCAAGGCAGAACCGGTAGATCTGGCGATCTACGACCTTCTAGGCCGCCGTGTAGCTACAGTGCATGCGGGGCGTCTTGGGCAGGGGCAACACACGCGAACCGTGCGGACGGACTCGCTGGTCGCAGGCGTCTACGTGTGCCGGTTGACGACGGCTCGGTCGGTGGCTACGCAGTCGTTGTTCGTAGCAGGAGAAAGGTAG